The following proteins are encoded in a genomic region of Cryptomeria japonica chromosome 11, Sugi_1.0, whole genome shotgun sequence:
- the LOC131860331 gene encoding uncharacterized protein LOC131860331: MASWGYKKFPSKEDCSSSGDKSENLEENPFYALNAEDNNGFCDEILTEEDKQLHEIILKMVVLNEDGSKTAKPLGDNQIGRWRDMHRDQSEERNRNNQDNEGRNGNAENNGNNGNNDDNYGNGNGGGRNNNNGNGDNHGNNDNNNGGGNNGNNGNYGRNGGFSRGNINNREEFSEEVNFMGDKLMALAELDECRKEAQERNIQMQQMVKALHDKRACDKTFEEGEWGTDGKLLEFPVHVQYLKHFFS; the protein is encoded by the exons ATGGCATCCTGGGGCTATAAAAAGTTTCCTAGCAAAGAGGATTGTTCTTCATCTGGTGATAAGTCTGAAAATCTGGAGGAAAATCCATTTTATGCCTTAAATGCAGAAGATAATAATGGTTTCTGTGATGAAATCTTGACTGAGGAGGACAAGCAACTacatgaaatcatacttaaaatggtaGTCTTGAATGAAGATGGATCCAAAACGGCAAAACCCTTAGGAGACAACCAAATTGG AAGATGGAGGGAcatgcatagggatcaaagtgaagaaaggaaTAGAAACAAccaagataatgaaggaagaaatggaaatgcgGAAAACAATGGAAATAATGGAAATAATGATGACAATTATGGAAATGGTAATGGTGGAGGTAGAAACAACAATAATGGAAATGGAGATAATCATGGAAATAACGacaataataatggtggtggaaacaatgggaacaatggtaattatggcagAAATGGTGGATTCAGTAGAGGAAATATTAACAATCGAG AAGAGTTTTCAGAAGAAGTGAACTTTATGGGGGACAAATTGATGGCAttggctgagttggatgaatgtagaaaagaggctCAAGAAAGAAACATTCAGATGCAACagatggttaaggctttacatgataaaagggCTTGTGACAAAACTTTTGAGGAGGGAGAATGG GGTACTGATGGCAAATTGCTGGAATTTCCAGTCCATGTTCAatacctcaagcatttcttctcttaa